A single region of the Nicotiana sylvestris chromosome 6, ASM39365v2, whole genome shotgun sequence genome encodes:
- the LOC138871433 gene encoding uncharacterized protein, producing MENEQGSGRGSGSQQHARDKLNSGVGNSSIGTGNQPVGVDYNHPLFLSPADVSGIQIISFQFIGIENYSIWNRSMLVALLGRNKLGLIDGSCKKKTFLEILWNHRERVNAIVVSWIMNSMSKNLLGGIMYAFCAQVVWEDLSKRFNKVDYLRFFNLHKEIATLCQATTSISVYFSKLKDIWEEFEALVPAPGCDCPKSKEFVVYLQNLSCISF from the coding sequence ATGGAAAACGAACAAGGTTCAGGTCGTGGATCTGGATCTCAACAACATGCAAGGGATAAATTGAACTCTGGAGTTGGAAATTCATCTATTGGAACTGGAAATCAACCAGTTGGAGTCGACTATAATCATCCTCTGTTCTTGTCTCCAGCCGATGTGAGCGGTATtcaaatcatctcatttcaattcATAGGTATTGAGAACTACTCAATCTGGAATCGATCTATGCTTGTTGCTTTACTAGGAAGAAATAAATTAGGACTAATTGATGGTTCATGTAAGAAAAAAACATTTCTAGAAATTCTATGGAATCACCGGGAGAGAGTAAATGCAATTGTAGTCTCGTGGATTATGAattctatgtctaaaaatcttctCGGAGGGATTATGTATGCTTTTTGTGCCCAAGTAGTTTGGGAAGATTTATCTAAGAGGTTTAATAAGGTAGATTATTTAAGGTTTTTTAATCTGCATAAAGAAATTGCAACATTGTGTCAAGCAACTACATCTATTTCAGTATACTTCTCAAAACTTAAGGATATATGGGAAGAGTTTGAAGCCTTGGTGCCTGCACCAGGTTGTGATTGCCCTAAATCTAAGGAGTTTGTGGTATATCTTCAAAACTTAAGTTGTATCAGTTTCTAA